CATCGTCGAGGCCGACGGGAGGGCTATGGCGGAGTGGCTGCGCAACCACCCGGAAGATGTGGAGATGGAGGTGGCCTTCCGGCGTGAGAAGAAGACTGAGAGGAAGATGAAGATGGCGGGGAAGAGGAGGCTTAAGGCCGAGCTAGTGGCTAAAGTACGAACTGTGTTTTGTGTCGATGATATATCAATCGAATTAGGATTCTATGATTGTGTCCACGAATATGTTTCATTTATTAGAATGTATTTGATCGGGGTTTGATAGAAAAATATACTAGGAGAAACATGTTTTAACCTTCTATGTTAGTGCATCTAGAAAACTGGTGCCGACTACATGGTGTAATTTTGTGCGTCTGGAAATACTGCACTTTTCCCGACACCCAAAAAAAACTGCTATTTGGGTGCCCAAAAATTAATTGTGATGCTCTATTTTACCCCATatattggagatgctcttagaaaaCCAGCAATCCCGTTTCTTTTTTATAAATCTAACCCCTTCATCAAACTGGTGCCTCAGCTCTTCTCGACAAAACTATTTCGAAATCTAACCCCGGTATCAGTGTGGAGCCAAAATTATATAGGTTGGCATCAAAAAAAGGTTAGCACTGAAGCATTTTTGGAAGTTTGGCGCCATTGCACTTGGCTTGGGCATCGACTGCTTCCGTTGCTTTTACATAGCGTCGATCTGCACAACTTCAACTTCAtcctagttggtcctgacaacaaGGCTCAAAATTTTAAACTGTTTTGATAAGAAGGCCAGATTTGTAAATAAATGTAAGACACGATCAGCGTTTGTGGAAGTCAACGGGACGTATAATCGGTAGCAGTAGCACACCGTACCAAGTCTTTGCTGAAAACAGCAACGTAAAACGGAAACGGCGCCGCCCTTGCTTCAGATACGTGCCACCACCACGTTGAAGTTCCAACTCCCCCGAAACAAAACAGAACGCCCCCAAATGGGCCGCCCACGCTCCCACTGGGACAAGTCCACTTCCCCGAAACGGCACCAGCGGTTAGCCTCGCCGCCGACAGACGGGCCCCGCGGCGGCCGGATTTTGACCTCCCTGCCGGAAAACGCCAAGGACGACCGGCCCCCGACAGTAAACAGTAACCGATGGTGGTACAGTAACAAAACCCGGCAACGACGACGCACGCAGAGGCATCACCGCAATAACAACGACGACGCCATCGGCACCAACCACCACCACAGAGGGCAGGAACGAACCTCTCGCCATTCCGCCGACGACCTCGCGCGCGCGACGCGGCCCTCCCTCCCTCCATCCCCGGTGGATCTGACCCCGCTCCTCTCCCGACCGGCCGCGCGAGCGATCCCTCGCGGCGCCGCCTCGCCTCGCCGGCCGGTCAATGCGCGCGGGGCGATGAGCggggccgaggaggaggaggacgaggaggaggtgtTCTACGAGTCGCGGGACCGCGTCCTCTCCTCCTCcggctcctccacctccgcctcggacgacgacggcgacgaccgcccgcaccgccgccgccatcccgcggcggcgccggcgctcGACGTGTGGACGTCCGAGCCGGCGCCAGTGCAGGAGCGCCGCAGGAGGCTGCTGCACATGATGGGGCTCCACGGGGACCCCTCCTCCCTCGCGCGCCTCGAGATGGGCCGATCGGCCTCCTACGACGGGCCCGTCCGCCCGCCACCGGCCGCGCTCTCCCCCATGTCCCGATCCAGATCGGACGGCGCGGCCGCCAAGCCGCCGCTCGGGTCCCGCTCGCGCCGtgcttcctccgcctcctccgaggCGGCGGACCCCAGGTGCCTCATCCGGAACCTCGACGACGGAACCGAGTTCATCCTCGACGACGGGCTCGAGCTCCGCGAGGTCGGCACGGGGCGGCAGCTCACCATGGAGCAGTTCGACCGCTGCGTCGGCCGCTCCCCCATCGTGCAGGAGCTCATGCGCCGCCAGAGCATCGAGACCTCCCCGTCCACCCCCATCCAGAGGTCCAGCTCCGACTCCAGCACCGGCACCGCGCGCCGTCGCCGGCGCAGCAGCTGGCTCCGTTCCATCCGCGACGTCGTGTCCAGCCCCCGTGCCCGCGACGACAAGGACGGGCGCCGGTCCAGCTCCGCCACGGACGACAGCGCCAATGGCCCGGAGCCCGTCAAGGTGCGCCAGTCCGGGAAGGCCTACAAGGAGCTCAGCGGGCTGTTCATCAACCAGGAGATACCGGCGCACGACGGCTCTATCTGGACCATCGAGTTCACCAACGACGGGCGCTACCTCGCGAGCGCTGGGGAGGACTGCGTGATCCATGTATGGGAGGTGCTGCAGTACGAGAGGAGACGGGAGGAGAATGGGGCGTGCAATCCGGTGGTTGCAGTTATGTGCAATGGTTCGCCGGAGCTGACATTGGCGTTGGCCACGACGGATGGGAGCCACTGGGATAAGAAATACCGGGCAAGGGTCTCGCAGGGTCGGAAATCCGTGAGCTCCGAGCGCTTGATGGTGCCCGAGCATGTGTTTGGGCTGTCGGAGAAACCGGTCAAAACCTTTGAGGGCCATTCAGAGGATGTGCTAGATCTCTGCTGGTCCAAGTCGCAGGTATGCTGATGTTCCTAAATTCGTTATTATAAAGCCATGAACTGTTCCTTGTTGAGTAAAATGGTCAGCACTGACTGAATTCAATCCTACGACCCAATTTCTGCTTAAATTTTTAACACTCTGTTTACTTAGTCCTCACTCCTCAGTGATTTCAAATTTTCTCTTAGCGTGTTAAAGGTTGATTTTGGGAAGTAACATTACATTGCTGAGAAAACCTTCTTTGTCATAATTGAGGACCCAACCATGTGAGACCATTGAACCTTGACACGAGGAGTTTAGGTTTGATATGCATTCTGCCATTCACCGTGTAGCTGACTGCAAATGATGAACTGACAGTTAGCAAACTAAATTGTAGTCGATTCAAAACACAGGCCACATTGTACGTAAATAGCTGTTCTCTGGCTCTAGGATTCTTTGAAATCTGTTTCTCAAAAGGAAGGTTGTAACAATAATGCATAAAAGTGGCCGAGTCTGCTATCTGCCCTAAAAAGCTTGTAACTTGCCATTTTGTGGTCTTACTTGTATCTTGATACATCTAGTGGCAACTGCCTGAAATAGCAAAGCCAGTTCCCGAATCGTACATAAGCATTTCACGGTAGAACTCTTCAAGATAACTTAATATACTCTGCACTGTTTTAAATTCcctttcatttttcttttttagAAATTAATTAGAAAATACGTGTTCACAGTATGACATGGAGTATTCTAGCACTATGAGCATTGACCTCTGGGTTTGTCTTTTATCACCTTGTCATGTGCCGCAAGTTCATCAATTTAATTACATGATGGGTTGAGAATACTACTTTGCTTTTGGGATTTCCAAAGGGATTGAATACTAGAAATGATACATATAACTCCGATAACTGTTAGATACAGACAGTGCTACAGTAGATCTTCAGAAATACCTTTTGTGTGCTGCTGCACAGCAGCACTGGTCAGCAAACTTCCAACACCACCATTTTAGGCACAGCAATATTGCTGTAGATAGGTGTaaagttcttttgctttggcttttcAATTCTTTTCAGCTTTCCTAGCTTTGTGTTtaagctttttttttttgttttgggtTTCCTGCTTGCAAAACTTTATTCCATCTGGGTGGCTTCTTCTAATGAAAATGACATGCCAGGTAGGGTTTCGAGAAAAAAAGTTTATGGAAAATTTGCTATCGACACTGCGCGGTAGAATGTGCTGTACTAGTATATGTTTGAGCCATATTTTGGGAACAAGTTTGTACTGATTTCATCCATTTAGGGCGAAGCTGGGTCTAGGTTTTCATAAGTCACATTCTTCCTGCTCTGGTGATTTTCATTAACATGACAAGATCGCATCGAGACCATCTTTCGGAAAAATGTTTGGCTCTCTTCTCACTACTACCATTTGCATCATACTCTTATTTACTAAAGCGATCGTTAGTAGCTTGGGTCGTTTGCTAGTGAAGCCATATTTGTGGAAAGCTTTTGCTAACAGGCTTATAACTATGTTAGGACTTATGGTAGCTTGAGTGTCAGAAATTCCCTTTAGCATGTTCCATGACATATTTGTTAGTACTAATGGAGTTTGAATCATCTGCGGATCACCCATTATTTGTTTTATTGTCTAGAAACAAGGGCCTACACCGTCAAGTTTTCGTTCCTAGATGTTTTTTTAACTGAGAACTGTAGGGGAGACCCTGACATATTTAAAAGAGGGGGGAGATGATATACAAAGGGCATAGCCCGAAGATTACAAATTGTCTAGCCAGGTAATGACAAAAGATGATATACAAAGGGCATAGCCCGAAGATTACAAATTGTCTAGCCAGGCAATGACAAAAGATGTTCTATCAGAGCAGAGCAGAGCATGCTGGCAAGGTCTTGACTAGCATCCAGTCTAACTTTGATTGAAAGGCAGCAGCATTTGCTAAAATAGCAGTTCCAGAAAAAGGTGGTCTCTTGTTTCAAGGTCATCTTCAGAGGCATAAGAAACCAATGTTATCAGTCCAGAAACTTTTACTTGGGTCCATGTTGTGAGCACCGAGGAGTCTACGTATATATAGTTTGCAGTCTAGTACTGATCTATATGTTGATGCCTGGTGATACTTTATACCTTTGTGTGCTAGCTACATATCCGAACTTCACAGTTTTTAATACTGAGTTAATGACTAAAGGAATGCGCCCAAACTATTGTTGCTAGTACTGTTTGAATCATGTAGCAATATTTCTTACACTACTGGTGTTGTCACGGCATTTCCTTTATTTAacttatttttcatgttttctgcagtACTTACTTTCATCTTCAATGGATAAAACAGTGAAGTTATGGCACATGTCAAGCATTTCATGTTTAAAAACGTTCTCACACTGTGACTATGGTAAGATTTAGATTTCATTagcagctctctctctctctctctctctctctctctctctctctctctcgcatgcCAGCATTATTCTCAAGTTTTTGTATTGCTTTGAATTCCAGTGACATGCATCCAGTTCAACCCTGTCGATGATAGATACTTCATTAGTGGTTCCCTGGATGAAAAGGTTCGCATATGGAGTGTTCCAAAACGTGAAATTGTTGATTGGCATGATCTGCATGAAATGGTCACTGCCGTTTGCTATACCCCTGATGGACAGGTTTGCATACTTTCAATGGTACCTTTGACCGAAATTATTATTTTCGTTTGTTAAGTTCTAACATCATGTTTTTTTTCTGAAGTGTGCTCTAGTTGGTTCCCACAAGGGCAGCTGTCATATTTATGACACTTCGGGTATGTCCCTCGCAAGACCATTACAATTTCAAGCTTGTTTTTCCATGTTTATTGTTTAGGCCTTACTTTTCCTTCAGAGCTGACCTGTTCTTTATTAACTCCTGTCCAGATAGCAAGCTTCTCCAAAAGAAACAAATTGACCTGCAAACTAAGAAAAAGAAGTCCAGCCAGAAGAAGATCACTGGATTTCAGGTGCTCTGCTTTAAACAACTTTCCAGTATGACAGAAAGCACATGCAGATGAGAACATTCTTGTCTTACTGAATCATAGTTACTTGAATAGTTCCTCCCAGGGAGTTCTTCGAAGGTGCTCATCACATCTGCTGATTCACGGATCCGAGTGGTTGATGGCTTTGAACTAGTTCACAAGTTTAAAGGTATTAATTATTGAGCCTTGGAACCTAGCCATACCATATTACTTTTTTCTTGTAAGTTTGCTTAATAACCTTTATGCAACACCGTTACTTTAAGatcttttttttgcgaatacTTTAAGTTCTACTCATAGCTCTTATCCTTCACTCGTTTAATCACAAATTGCTGCTTGCTACTATTACCTAACTAATTTTTGCTGTATGGAAGTTCTGTTTAGAATAGGGTTGGAGCTGTCAATCATGGTAtgagaatcagctttataagaatTGAATCCCTGCTCATTGATTGAATGTGACTAGCGAGAAGACCAATTGCTGTCATGTTCTTCCTTTCAGCCAAGCGCCAAAACTTGTCAGAGTCCACTTTCTTTGAGTTGATAGGTTGCCCTTACCATGTTACAATAGCTCTCTTTTTCTTTAGGATGTGTCTAAATGTAGCCCGAGCTACTCCCTCCGGACGCTTTTAATCGACGCGGGCCTTAGTTGACTATGTGCATGGTGCTAGTTGATTCCGGCGTCGATTAAAACAGAACTGAGGTAGTACATTTTaggctgtttttttttaattgaaAATGacatttaaaagtttcaaaaaatctgaaaaaatcctAGATGTAGGTAATGATGTATTCTATTAACGTGTAAAATTTTAACTCGAAATACCTTTAGCTCGGGTTACATGTAGGCctttaaaaaaaaattatatttctCCCTTGATACCATGTGACCTCTCTGCCTCAGTTGCTGGTTAGTATTTCCGATTCAATGGCTTCTGATGCCCTGCTCTTTTCAGGTTTCCGTAACACCAACAGCCAAATCTCAGCTTGCTTAGCTGCGAAAGGGAGGTATGTGATCTCAGCAAGCGAAGACTCCCATGTGTACATGTGGAGAAATGATGACAGCTCTGAGCATAGAAGAAGCAAGGGCACTGTTTCTGTCACAAATTCCTACGAACACTTCTACTGCCAGGATGTGACGGTGGCTGTTGTGTTGCCATCTACCGCCGGATCAACAGTAACGTCCAGAACCAACTCCAGGAAGCACGAGGACCTGGATTGTGTGCCCGAGTATCCTGACAGACCGCGAGATTCCTCTGATTTCCAGCAACAACAGAGCGTCAATGACCTAAGCACCGGATCAAATCATAGCGGTGACAGGGCATCTGCAACTTGGCCTGAGGAGCTCATGACACCAACGAAACAGAGCCCTCGATCCAGCAGTACCAGCATCCCCAACGGTGCTGGGCAAGCTCCAAGCCGATCAGCCTGGGGCATGGGGATCGTCACGGCAGGCCGTGGAGGTCAGATCAGGATACTTCAGAATTTTGGGTTTCCCGTCAGAGTATAGTTAGCCGGCCCTGCAGGGGTAAATTTTGTGTATAAATAGGTGGAGATGTGGTTTGATTTGCTGAATGGCCTTGAGTCCCGTGAGATTGGACTTGGCTGCTCCATAGGTGTGCTGTGTGCATGCTCGGGAATTTCGACTAACCTACGACGACCTGGCACTCGAGGTATCAGTAGTTCGTTTGCCCAAAATTGTACATGAGAGTGGAGAAATGCTGAGGCTGGCCCTGACTGGAGAGAAATTCCGCACACAACAATCTTTATCTGTATTCGGCTCT
This region of Lolium perenne isolate Kyuss_39 chromosome 2, Kyuss_2.0, whole genome shotgun sequence genomic DNA includes:
- the LOC127335691 gene encoding uncharacterized protein — translated: MGRPRSHWDKSTSPKRHQRLASPPTDGPRGGRILTSLPENAKDDRPPTVNSNRWWYSNKTRQRRRTQRHHRNNNDDAIGTNHHHRGQERTSRHSADDLARATRPSLPPSPVDLTPLLSRPAARAIPRGAASPRRPVNARGAMSGAEEEEDEEEVFYESRDRVLSSSGSSTSASDDDGDDRPHRRRHPAAAPALDVWTSEPAPVQERRRRLLHMMGLHGDPSSLARLEMGRSASYDGPVRPPPAALSPMSRSRSDGAAAKPPLGSRSRRASSASSEAADPRCLIRNLDDGTEFILDDGLELREVGTGRQLTMEQFDRCVGRSPIVQELMRRQSIETSPSTPIQRSSSDSSTGTARRRRRSSWLRSIRDVVSSPRARDDKDGRRSSSATDDSANGPEPVKVRQSGKAYKELSGLFINQEIPAHDGSIWTIEFTNDGRYLASAGEDCVIHVWEVLQYERRREENGACNPVVAVMCNGSPELTLALATTDGSHWDKKYRARVSQGRKSVSSERLMVPEHVFGLSEKPVKTFEGHSEDVLDLCWSKSQYLLSSSMDKTVKLWHMSSISCLKTFSHCDYVTCIQFNPVDDRYFISGSLDEKVRIWSVPKREIVDWHDLHEMVTAVCYTPDGQCALVGSHKGSCHIYDTSDSKLLQKKQIDLQTKKKKSSQKKITGFQFLPGSSSKVLITSADSRIRVVDGFELVHKFKGFRNTNSQISACLAAKGRYVISASEDSHVYMWRNDDSSEHRRSKGTVSVTNSYEHFYCQDVTVAVVLPSTAGSTVTSRTNSRKHEDLDCVPEYPDRPRDSSDFQQQQSVNDLSTGSNHSGDRASATWPEELMTPTKQSPRSSSTSIPNGAGQAPSRSAWGMGIVTAGRGGQIRILQNFGFPVRV